AGATGAAAACAACGCAAAACTATGAGCTGTATTTTGAAGAAGAACAAGAAGAATCAGTGTTAAGTGAATTGTCTTGTTGTTTGTCTACTTTGCTTAAAGACTTACCTTTAAAACAGCAAGAGCTATTAAATGAAGTGTATTTAAAAGAGAAGTCTTTGGTTGAATATGCCAAAGAAAAAAACTTGAATTTATCAAGCGTAAAATCCACTTCGAAAAGAGCCAAAGAAAAACTAAAAAAGATTTTTAATGAATGTTGTAAGTTTCAAGAAAATTCAAGACATGAGATT
The genomic region above belongs to Campylobacteraceae bacterium and contains:
- a CDS encoding sigma-70 family RNA polymerase sigma factor encodes the protein MKEKIEEAYIKFSKALLYFILKHVSNKSTAEDLLHEVFIKAYSNIEDIKEDENIQAWLYKIARNTIIDYYRKNQMKTTQNYELYFEEEQEESVLSELSCCLSTLLKDLPLKQQELLNEVYLKEKSLVEYAKEKNLNLSSVKSTSKRAKEKLKKIFNECCKFQENSRHEIVDYSYNNKDCICKTQ